Proteins found in one Acidobacteriota bacterium genomic segment:
- a CDS encoding thymidine phosphorylase codes for MRAVDIIRAKRDGGALTREQIAWMVAGAADGSVPAYQLSAWLMAVWLRGMSPEETSWLTDAMVRSGVRVDLSAIPGVKVDKHSTGGVGDKTSLVIAPVVAALGVPVPMMSGRGLGHTGGTLDKLESISGFRTRLTLDEFHAQLADLRCALIGQTDDVAPADRTLYSLRDVTATVESLPLICASILSKKIAEGIDALVLDVKTGNGAFMAREEDARALADALVGLAERSGLRVAALLTQMDVPLGRTVGNALEVRECIDVLRGGGPSDLVELSVELAALMLWLGQGRPTLDASRDAVRGALADGSGLAMFRAIVARQGGDVGMVDDPSTLPQAPVCEMFVAPRAGHVARYDAGLIGRAAVHLGAGRAKAEDAVDPAVGFDIVAPPGTRVDAGEPLIAIHARTRAGVAAVRPMLDQALTMADEPPAPRPLILDRLGLARSS; via the coding sequence GATTGCGTGGATGGTCGCGGGCGCGGCCGACGGATCCGTGCCGGCCTATCAGTTGTCGGCATGGCTGATGGCGGTCTGGCTGCGGGGCATGTCGCCCGAAGAGACGTCGTGGCTCACCGACGCGATGGTGCGCTCGGGCGTGCGCGTCGATCTCTCCGCGATCCCCGGCGTGAAGGTGGACAAGCACAGCACCGGCGGCGTGGGCGACAAGACCTCGCTCGTCATCGCGCCAGTGGTCGCGGCGCTCGGCGTACCGGTGCCGATGATGTCGGGTCGCGGCCTCGGCCACACGGGCGGCACGCTCGACAAGCTGGAGAGCATCAGCGGCTTCCGCACGCGACTCACGCTCGACGAGTTCCACGCGCAACTCGCCGATCTGCGCTGCGCGTTGATCGGCCAGACAGACGATGTGGCGCCGGCGGACCGGACGCTGTATTCGCTGCGCGACGTGACGGCCACCGTCGAGAGCCTGCCGCTCATCTGCGCGTCGATCCTCAGCAAGAAGATCGCCGAAGGGATAGACGCCCTGGTGCTCGACGTGAAGACGGGCAACGGCGCGTTCATGGCGCGCGAGGAGGACGCCCGCGCGCTCGCCGACGCGCTCGTCGGGCTGGCAGAACGGTCCGGCCTGCGCGTGGCCGCGCTGCTCACGCAGATGGACGTGCCGCTCGGACGCACCGTGGGCAACGCGCTCGAAGTGCGCGAGTGCATCGACGTCCTGCGCGGCGGAGGGCCGTCGGACCTCGTCGAACTCTCGGTGGAACTCGCGGCGTTGATGCTGTGGTTGGGGCAGGGGCGTCCCACGCTCGACGCATCGCGCGACGCTGTCCGCGGTGCACTCGCCGACGGCTCGGGCCTCGCGATGTTCCGCGCGATCGTCGCCCGTCAGGGCGGCGACGTCGGGATGGTGGACGATCCCTCGACGCTGCCGCAGGCGCCCGTGTGCGAGATGTTCGTCGCGCCGCGCGCCGGACACGTCGCTCGCTACGACGCCGGATTGATCGGTCGCGCCGCGGTTCACCTCGGCGCAGGGCGTGCGAAGGCCGAGGACGCCGTCGATCCGGCAGTCGGCTTCGACATCGTTGCGCCGCCGGGGACTCGCGTCGATGCCGGTGAGCCCCTCATCGCCATCCATGCCCGGACCAGGGCCGGCGTGGCGGCGGTGCGGCCGATGCTCGATCAGGCGCTCACGATGGCCGATGAGCCGCCCGCGCCGCGTCCGCTGATCCTCGATCGCCTGGGGCTCGCACGCTCCTCCTGA